A single Pseudomonas sp. HN11 DNA region contains:
- the cmoA gene encoding carboxy-S-adenosyl-L-methionine synthase CmoA yields MSKEPDRLFAQPLPQVPDFAFNEDVVRVFPDMIKRSVPGYPTIVENLGVLAAQFAQPNSVLYDLGSSLGAVTQALRRHVRTDGCRVIAVDNSAAMVERCREYLNGQDSMFQELLPVEVIEGDILALQFQPASVVALNFTLQFIAPEERLALLTRIRQSLLPGGALILSEKLRFNDAQEHALLTDLHIAFKRANGYSELEIAQKRSAIENVMKPDSLEEHRERLLAAGFSTVVPWFQCLNFASLIALP; encoded by the coding sequence GTGAGCAAAGAACCCGATCGCCTATTCGCCCAGCCCCTGCCACAGGTGCCGGACTTCGCCTTTAACGAAGACGTGGTGCGGGTGTTCCCGGACATGATCAAGCGCTCGGTGCCGGGCTATCCGACCATCGTCGAGAACCTCGGCGTACTCGCCGCGCAGTTCGCCCAACCCAATAGCGTGCTGTATGACCTGGGCTCATCCCTCGGCGCAGTGACTCAGGCCCTGCGCCGCCATGTGCGCACCGACGGTTGCCGTGTGATCGCGGTGGATAACTCGGCCGCGATGGTCGAGCGTTGCCGTGAATACCTTAATGGCCAGGACTCGATGTTCCAGGAGTTGCTGCCGGTTGAAGTGATCGAGGGCGATATCCTCGCACTGCAATTCCAACCAGCCTCAGTGGTGGCGCTGAACTTCACCCTGCAATTCATCGCGCCCGAGGAGCGCCTCGCGCTGCTCACGCGCATCCGCCAATCGCTGCTGCCGGGCGGTGCGCTGATCCTCTCGGAGAAGCTGCGGTTCAACGATGCGCAAGAACACGCACTGCTCACCGACCTGCACATCGCGTTCAAACGCGCCAACGGCTACAGCGAACTGGAAATCGCCCAGAAGCGGAGCGCCATCGAAAACGTCATGAAGCCCGACAGCCTCGAAGAACACCGCGAACGCCTGCTGGCGGCCGGGTTCTCGACAGTCGTGCCGTGGTTCCAATGTCTTAACTTTGCCTCGTTGATTGCCTTGCCATGA
- a CDS encoding lysoplasmalogenase codes for MPWLILALMGAGTFIYGLTTHATLLCLLVKPLPVLALLGWLHDAPPTDYRRWISLGLIFSLVGDVLLAWPGDLFIFGLGAFLFAHLAYLKAYFSDCRRLALLPLVLALGMGAVLLSILISHGLGDLLIPVVIYAAVISAMLWRALARLGSEVPKRSALLAAAGAMSFVFSDTLIGINRFVAAFEAAPYLLIITYWLGQWGITASAFHQTTRAHEGQVG; via the coding sequence ATGCCATGGCTGATTCTTGCGCTGATGGGCGCCGGCACCTTTATCTACGGCCTGACCACCCATGCCACCTTGTTGTGCCTGCTGGTCAAGCCACTGCCGGTGCTGGCGCTTCTGGGCTGGTTGCATGACGCGCCGCCCACCGACTATCGACGCTGGATCAGCCTGGGCCTGATTTTTTCCCTGGTGGGCGATGTGCTGCTGGCCTGGCCAGGCGACCTGTTTATCTTTGGCCTGGGGGCGTTCCTGTTTGCGCACCTGGCCTACCTCAAGGCCTATTTCAGTGACTGCCGCCGCCTGGCGCTGCTGCCGCTGGTATTGGCGCTGGGGATGGGGGCTGTGCTACTGAGCATCCTGATCTCCCACGGCCTCGGTGATTTGCTGATCCCCGTGGTGATTTACGCCGCCGTGATCAGTGCGATGCTCTGGCGAGCGTTGGCACGCCTGGGCAGCGAAGTGCCAAAACGCTCGGCTCTGCTGGCGGCGGCGGGTGCGATGTCGTTTGTGTTTTCCGACACGCTGATTGGCATCAACCGGTTTGTGGCGGCGTTCGAGGCGGCCCCGTATTTGCTGATCATCACGTATTGGCTCGGCCAGTGGGGTATCACCGCCTCGGCTTTCCATCAGACAACCCGCGCACATGAGGGCCAAGTTGGCTAA
- a CDS encoding protease inhibitor I42 family protein: MTAARLLLPLSLALLAACASAPKQNVTVDNQSACPLQLKTGQNLILTLPSNPTTGYRWAIQDSAGGVLRALSPEVYSSSESGVIGGGGQSTWRFQAFTTGQGRLRLTSQQPWEPEAEPVETFDCAITVN, encoded by the coding sequence ATGACCGCTGCCCGCCTGCTTCTCCCCTTGAGCCTTGCCCTGCTGGCCGCGTGCGCCAGCGCCCCGAAGCAAAATGTGACCGTGGACAACCAGAGCGCCTGCCCGCTCCAGCTTAAAACAGGGCAGAACCTGATCCTCACCCTGCCCAGCAACCCCACCACCGGTTACCGCTGGGCCATTCAGGACTCCGCAGGCGGCGTATTGCGCGCATTGAGCCCCGAGGTCTACAGCAGTTCGGAATCCGGCGTGATCGGCGGCGGTGGCCAGTCGACCTGGCGCTTCCAGGCTTTCACCACCGGCCAGGGCCGTTTGCGCCTGACCTCCCAGCAACCCTGGGAGCCGGAAGCCGAGCCTGTCGAAACCTTTGACTGCGCCATTACGGTGAACTGA
- the lon gene encoding endopeptidase La, which yields MSDQQEFPDYDLNDYADPENAESASSNTGLTLPGQNLPDKVYIIPIHNRPFFPAQVLPVIVNEEPWAETLELVSKSDHHSLALFFMDTPPEDPRHFDTSSLPLYGTLVKVHHASRENGKLQFVAQGLTRVRIKTWLKHHRPPYLVEVEYPHQPSEPTDEVKAYGMALINAIKELLPLNPLYSEELKNYLNRFSPNDPSPLTDFAAALTSATGNELQEVLDCVPMLKRMEKVLPMLRKEVEVARLQKELSAEVNRKIGEHQREFFLKEQLKVIQQELGLTKDDRSADVEQFEQRLEGKVLPAQAKKRIDEELNKLSILETGSPEYAVTRNYLDWATSVPWGVYGEDKLDLKHARKVLDKHHAGLDDIKSRILEFLAVGAYKGEVAGSIVLLVGPPGVGKTSVGKSIAESLGRPFYRFSVGGMRDEAEIKGHRRTYIGALPGKLVQALKDVEVMNPVIMLDEIDKMGQSFQGDPASALLETLDPEQNVEFLDHYLDLRLDLSKVLFVCTANTLDSIPGPLLDRMEVIRLSGYITEEKVAIAKRHLWPKQLEKAGVSKNNLTISDGALRALIDGYAREAGVRQLEKQLGKLVRKAVVKLLDEPDSVIKIGNKDLESSLGIPVFRNEQVLSGTGVITGLAWTSMGGATLPIEATRIHTLNRGFKLTGQLGEVMKESAEIAYSYISSNLKSFGGDPKFFDEAFVHLHVPEGATPKDGPSAGVTMASALLSLARNQPPKKGVAMTGELTLTGHVLPIGGVREKVIAARRQKIHELILPEPNRGSFEELPEYLKEGMTVHFAKRFADVAKVLF from the coding sequence ATGAGCGACCAGCAAGAATTCCCTGATTACGATCTCAACGATTACGCCGACCCCGAAAACGCTGAATCCGCCTCGTCCAACACCGGCCTGACCCTGCCTGGGCAAAACTTGCCGGACAAGGTCTACATCATCCCGATCCACAATCGGCCCTTCTTCCCGGCGCAAGTGCTGCCGGTGATCGTCAACGAAGAGCCGTGGGCCGAGACCCTGGAACTGGTGAGCAAATCCGACCACCACTCCCTGGCCCTGTTCTTCATGGACACGCCGCCGGAAGACCCACGCCATTTCGACACCTCCAGCCTGCCGTTGTACGGCACCCTGGTGAAGGTGCACCACGCCAGCCGCGAAAACGGCAAGCTGCAATTCGTCGCCCAGGGCCTGACCCGCGTACGCATCAAGACCTGGCTCAAGCACCACCGCCCACCGTACCTGGTGGAAGTCGAATACCCGCACCAGCCAAGCGAGCCGACCGATGAGGTCAAGGCGTACGGCATGGCGCTGATCAATGCGATCAAGGAACTGTTGCCGCTCAACCCGCTGTACAGCGAAGAACTGAAGAACTACCTCAACCGCTTCAGCCCCAACGACCCGTCGCCACTGACCGACTTTGCCGCTGCGTTGACGTCGGCCACGGGTAACGAGTTGCAGGAAGTGCTGGACTGCGTGCCCATGCTCAAACGCATGGAAAAAGTGCTGCCGATGCTGCGTAAAGAGGTCGAAGTCGCGCGCCTGCAAAAAGAACTGTCCGCCGAGGTAAACCGCAAGATCGGCGAGCACCAGCGCGAGTTCTTCCTCAAGGAACAACTCAAGGTCATCCAGCAGGAACTGGGCCTGACCAAGGACGATCGCAGCGCGGATGTCGAGCAGTTCGAGCAACGCCTGGAAGGCAAGGTGTTGCCTGCCCAGGCGAAAAAACGCATCGATGAAGAACTGAACAAACTGTCGATCCTAGAGACCGGTTCGCCGGAATACGCGGTGACGCGCAACTACCTGGACTGGGCCACCTCGGTGCCGTGGGGCGTGTACGGCGAGGACAAACTCGACCTCAAACACGCGCGCAAGGTGTTGGACAAGCATCACGCGGGCCTGGATGACATCAAGAGTCGCATCCTCGAATTTCTCGCGGTGGGCGCTTATAAAGGCGAAGTCGCCGGCTCCATCGTGCTGCTGGTCGGCCCGCCGGGCGTGGGCAAGACCAGTGTGGGCAAATCCATCGCCGAGTCCCTGGGCCGGCCGTTCTACCGTTTCAGCGTGGGCGGCATGCGTGACGAAGCCGAGATCAAGGGCCATCGCCGCACCTACATCGGCGCGCTGCCAGGCAAGCTGGTGCAAGCGCTCAAGGATGTGGAAGTGATGAACCCGGTGATCATGCTCGACGAGATCGACAAGATGGGCCAAAGCTTCCAGGGCGACCCGGCCTCGGCGCTGCTGGAAACCCTCGACCCGGAACAGAACGTCGAATTCCTCGACCATTATCTGGACCTGCGCCTGGACCTGTCCAAAGTGCTGTTCGTGTGCACCGCCAACACCCTGGATTCGATCCCCGGCCCGTTGCTGGACCGCATGGAAGTGATTCGCCTGTCGGGCTATATCACCGAAGAAAAAGTCGCCATCGCCAAGCGCCACCTGTGGCCAAAACAGCTGGAAAAAGCCGGCGTGTCGAAAAACAACCTGACCATCAGCGACGGCGCCCTGCGCGCGTTGATCGACGGCTATGCACGGGAAGCCGGGGTGCGTCAGCTGGAGAAACAGCTGGGCAAACTGGTGCGCAAGGCCGTGGTCAAGCTGCTGGATGAGCCGGACTCGGTGATCAAGATCGGCAACAAGGACCTGGAAAGCTCGCTGGGCATACCGGTGTTCCGCAACGAGCAAGTGTTGTCCGGTACCGGTGTGATCACAGGCTTAGCCTGGACCAGCATGGGCGGCGCGACCCTGCCGATTGAGGCGACGCGCATCCATACACTCAACCGCGGTTTCAAGCTCACCGGGCAGTTGGGTGAAGTGATGAAGGAATCTGCGGAAATTGCCTACAGCTACATCAGCTCGAACCTGAAGTCGTTCGGCGGCGATCCGAAGTTCTTCGACGAAGCCTTCGTGCACTTGCACGTGCCGGAAGGCGCCACGCCGAAGGACGGCCCGAGCGCCGGGGTGACCATGGCCAGTGCGCTGCTGTCGCTGGCGCGTAACCAACCGCCGAAGAAAGGCGTGGCGATGACCGGTGAGCTGACGTTGACCGGGCATGTGCTGCCGATTGGCGGGGTGCGCGAAAAAGTGATCGCGGCGCGGCGCCAGAAGATCCATGAGCTGATCCTGCCGGAGCCCAATCGCGGCAGTTTTGAAGAGTTGCCGGAATACTTGAAGGAAGGCATGACCGTGCACTTTGCCAAGCGCTTTGCGGATGTAGCGAAGGTGCTCTTCTAA